A window from Centropristis striata isolate RG_2023a ecotype Rhode Island chromosome 4, C.striata_1.0, whole genome shotgun sequence encodes these proteins:
- the LOC131970239 gene encoding extracellular calcium-sensing receptor-like, which translates to MHTVENNYTYMPESLRCKGSIIPRELRFSRAMIFAIEEINNSTELLPGIRLGYQIYDSCASVPVAVHVAFQLSNGLDPVFYTGDNCSQSGMVMAVVGECGSTPSISMSRVLGPFNVPQVSHFATCACLSDKQQYPSFFRTIPSDQFQADALAKLVKHFGWTWIGAVRSDSDYGNNGMASFLAAARREGICVEYSEAFYRTNPRSRIQRVADVIRRSTAMVVVAFTSTVDLRILLEELSLEPFPPRLWIGSESWVTDPDMLRFSFCAGAIGFGIEQSVIPGLRDFLLDLSPSKVAASPLLTEFWEDAFNCRLKKRADTNKRVCDGSEDIKTLQTPYTDTSQLRITNMVYKAVFAIAHAIHNAVCQETNSTNHCDKFSRIESEEILMQLKKVHFSKNGYDVSFDANGDPVATYELVNWQKTESGNIELVTVGHYDASLPVGREFRINRNLTWVEGSTQVPVSVCSDSCPPGTRKVLQKGKPICCYDCLPCPEGEISNATDSPDCFPCLKEFWPNAERDTCLPKPVEFLSFNEVLGIILAAFSVGGACLAIITATVFYFHRTSPIVRANNSELSFLLLFSLTLCFLCSLTFIGAPSEWSCMLRHTAFGITFVLCMSCVLGKTIVVLMAFRATLPGSNVMKWFGPPQQRMTVVSFTFIQVIICTIWLVLNPPFPMKNLTTYKERIILECALGSAVGFWAVLGYIGLLAVFCFVLAVLARKLPDNFNEAKLITFSMLIFCAVWITFIPAYVSSPGKFTVAVEIFAILASSFGLTLCIFAPKCFIILFKPEKNTKKHLMNKDQS; encoded by the exons ATGCACACAGTGGAGAATAACTACACCTACATGCCTGAGTCGCTAAGGTGCAAAGGGAG CATTATCCCCCGTGAACTGCGCTTCTCACGCGCAATGATCTTCGCCATCGAGGAGATTAACAACAGCACGGAGCTGCTGCCGGGCATCAGACTTGGTTATCAGATCTACGACTCGTGCGCCTCGGTGCCCGTGGCTGTGCATGTGGCATTCCAGCTTTCAAACGGCCTGGACCCGGTGTTTTACACAGGCGACAACTGCTCACAGTCTGGTATGGTGATGGCAGTTGTTGGTGAGTGTGGGTCCACGCCATCCATCAGCATGTCGCGCGTCCTCGGGCCTTTTAACGTCCCTCAA GTGAGCCACTTTGCCACTTGTGCATGCCTGTCGGATAAGCAGCAGTACCCGAGTTTTTTCAGAACAATCCCAAGTGACCAGTTCCAGGCTGACGCGCTGGCCAAGCTGGTCAAACACTTTGGCTGGACTTGGATAGGTGCTGTCCGGTCGGATTCAGATTATGGCAATAATGGCATGGCGTCTTTCCTGGCCGCAGCACGCAGAGAGGGGATCTGTGTGGAATACTCTGAAGCTTTCTATCGGACAAACCCACGTAGCAGGATCCAGAGAGTAGCTGACGTTATCCGCAG GTCGACAGCTATGGTTGTTGTGGCATTTACATCGACTGTAGATCTGAGGATTCTGCTAGAGGAGCTTTCTCTTGAGCCTTTTCCACCTCGCCTGTGGATAGGCAGTGAGTCTTGGGTAACAGACCCAGACATGCTGAGGTTCAGCTTCTGTGCTGGAGCTATTGGATTTGGCATTGAGCAATCAGTCATCCCAGGTCTGAGAGACTTCCTGCTGGACCTCTCTCCCTCTAAAGTGGCTGCCTCTCCACTGCTCACTGAGTTCTGGGAGGATGCATTCAACTGCAggctgaaaaaaa GGgcagacacaaacaagagagtGTGTGATGGAAGTGAAGACATAAAGACGCTCCAGACTCCGTACACTGACACATCTCAGCTCCGGATCACTAACATGGTATACAAGGCTGTTTTTGCAATAGCACATGCCATTCATAATGCAGTGTGTCAGGAAACAAATTCTACAAATCACTGTGACAAATTCAGCAGGATAGAGTCTGAAGAG ATTCTCATGCAGTTAaagaaagtacatttttctaaaaatgGTTATGATGTGTCATTTGATGCCAACGGGGATCCTGTGGCCACATATGAGCTGGTGAACTGGCAAAAAACTGAGAGTGGCAACATCGAGTTGGTGACAGTCGGACACTACGATGCATCACTGCCTGTTGGCAGAGAGTTCCGTATCAACAGGAACCTCACCTGGGTGGAAGGCAGCACACAA GTACCTGTGtcagtgtgctctgacagctgtcctCCAGGAACTCGTAAagtgctgcagaaaggaaaaccCATCTGCTGTTATGATTGTTTACCATGTCCTGAGGGAGAGATTAGCAATGCTacag ATTCCCCTGATTGCTTCCCATGCCTCAAGGAGTTCTGGCCTAATGCAGAGAGGGACACGTGTCTCCCCAAGCCTGTAGAGTTTCTTTCCTTCAACGAGGTCCTAGGAATCATCCTGGCTGCATTCTCAGTTGGTGGTGCCTGTCTTGCCATTATAACAGCGACTGTGTTCTATTTTCACAGGACATCCCCGATTGTCAGGGCCAACAACTCTGAGctgagcttcctgctgctcttctctctgactctgtgtttcttatgttcattaactttcattggAGCGCCCTCTGAGTGGTCCTGCATGCTGCGCCACACAGCATTTGGGATCACCTTTGTCCTGTGTATGTCTTGTGTTCTTGGAAAAACAATAGTCGTGTTAATGGCCTTCAGAGCTACACTCCCAGGAAGCAATGTGATGAAATGGTTTGGTCCTCCACAGCAAAGAATGACTGTAGTGTCTTTCACGTTCATTCAAGTTATAATATGCACCATTTGGTTGGTTCTTAATCCTCCATTTCCAATGAAAAACCTCACAACATACAAGGAGAGGATCATCCTGGAGTGTGCATTAGGCTCAGCTGTTGGGTTCTGGGCTGTGCTCGGGTACATCGGCCTGCTGGCTGTCTTTTGCTTTGTGTTAGCTGTCCTGGCTCGGAAACTGCCTGATAATTTTAATGAAGCCAAGCTGATCACATTCAGCATGCTGATATTCTGTGCAGTGTGGATCACCTTTATCCCTGCATATGTCAGCTCTCCTGGGAAATTCACTGTGGCTGTGGAGATATTTGCCATTCTGGCCTCCAGTTTTGGACTAACATTGTGTATATTTGCTCCAAAGTGTTTCATCATATTGTTTAAGCCAGAGAAGAACACCAagaaacatttaatgaacaaagatCAATCCTGA